The following coding sequences lie in one Apium graveolens cultivar Ventura chromosome 3, ASM990537v1, whole genome shotgun sequence genomic window:
- the LOC141713058 gene encoding uncharacterized protein LOC141713058 isoform X2 has product MRRWVGPFSLPDPYPYPPPCFFIFMWLLISPTPPPSESEDARGMREFAQLLDVVDTCMDVSGEGATNDVTSENLSSVKSISDRFMGMRAAMLTDKKSMKSFGGKHGLSVLQLQDLIDKNKASTQPSHDVLASELLKLLGFLEGKVLDASPFDLVFLHIGAHKEMFGQKDIEFLNSLLGGVMQIAPLGSDIGSRLHLSLVLSYGDVSHDNPNLSVSVTNQSSNSDLSSLFPRQSYSLKIMDLRTDVRPHCPILMAQWQSGVTCKDTVKNFFFQEFKEHSIDILFHPVALGVQQN; this is encoded by the exons ATGCGGAGATGGGTTGGCCCGTTTAGTTTACCCGACCCATACCCATATCCACCACCTTGCTTCTTTATCTTTATGTGGCTTCTTATCTCTCCCACACCCCCTCCTTCAG AGAGCGAGGATGCAAGAGGAATGAGAGAGTTTGCCCAGCTGCTTGATGTAGTTGACACTTGCATGGATGTG AGTGGAGAAGGTGCTACGAATGATGTAACATCTGAAAATTTGTCCTCCGTGAAGAGCATATCTGATAG GTTTATGGGAATGAGAGCAGCTATGCTTACGGACAAAAAAAGTATGAAATCCTTTGGAGGAAAACATGGGCTATCTGTGTTGCAGTTGCAAGATTTAATTGACAAAAATAAAGCATCTACCCAGCCATCCCATGATGTCTTAGCTTCCGAATTGCTGAAGTTGCTCGGATTTCTAGAAGGAAAGGTTTTAGATGCTAGTCCATTCGACTTGGTTTTTCTTCACATTGGAGCTCACAAGGAGATGTTCGGTCAAAAAGACATCGAATTTCTAAATTCTTTGCTTGGTGGAGTAATGCAAATAGCCCCACTTGGATCTGACATAGGCTCTCGTTTGCACTTGTCTCTTGTATTGAGCTATGGGGATGTATCTCATGATAATCCTAATCTATCCGTTTCAGTAACTAATCAAAGTTCTAACTCTGACCTTTCATCACTTTTCCCTCGTCAAAGTTATAGTTTAAAAATAATGGATCTTCGTACAGATGTTAG GCCTCATTGTCCAATATTAATGGCTCAATGGCAGAGTGGTGTTACTTGCAAGGACACCGTTAAGAATTTCTtctttcaagaattcaaagag CATTCAATAGATATCTTATTTCACCCAGTTGCTCTTGGTGTTCAGCAAAACTAG
- the LOC141713058 gene encoding uncharacterized protein LOC141713058 isoform X4: MRRWVGPFSLPDPYPYPPPCFFIFMWLLISPTPPPSESEDARGMREFAQLLDVVDTCMDVSGEGATNDVTSENLSSVKSISDRFMGMRAAMLTDKKSMKSFGGKHGLSVLQLQDLIDKNKASTQPSHDVLASELLKLLGFLEGKVLDASPFDLVFLHIGAHKEMFGQKDIEFLNSLLGGVMQIAPLGSDIGSRLHLSLVLSYGDVSHDNPNLSVSVTNQSSNSDLSSLFPRQSYSLKIMDLRTDVRPHCPILMAQWQSGVTCKDTVKNFFFQEFKEFRII, from the exons ATGCGGAGATGGGTTGGCCCGTTTAGTTTACCCGACCCATACCCATATCCACCACCTTGCTTCTTTATCTTTATGTGGCTTCTTATCTCTCCCACACCCCCTCCTTCAG AGAGCGAGGATGCAAGAGGAATGAGAGAGTTTGCCCAGCTGCTTGATGTAGTTGACACTTGCATGGATGTG AGTGGAGAAGGTGCTACGAATGATGTAACATCTGAAAATTTGTCCTCCGTGAAGAGCATATCTGATAG GTTTATGGGAATGAGAGCAGCTATGCTTACGGACAAAAAAAGTATGAAATCCTTTGGAGGAAAACATGGGCTATCTGTGTTGCAGTTGCAAGATTTAATTGACAAAAATAAAGCATCTACCCAGCCATCCCATGATGTCTTAGCTTCCGAATTGCTGAAGTTGCTCGGATTTCTAGAAGGAAAGGTTTTAGATGCTAGTCCATTCGACTTGGTTTTTCTTCACATTGGAGCTCACAAGGAGATGTTCGGTCAAAAAGACATCGAATTTCTAAATTCTTTGCTTGGTGGAGTAATGCAAATAGCCCCACTTGGATCTGACATAGGCTCTCGTTTGCACTTGTCTCTTGTATTGAGCTATGGGGATGTATCTCATGATAATCCTAATCTATCCGTTTCAGTAACTAATCAAAGTTCTAACTCTGACCTTTCATCACTTTTCCCTCGTCAAAGTTATAGTTTAAAAATAATGGATCTTCGTACAGATGTTAG GCCTCATTGTCCAATATTAATGGCTCAATGGCAGAGTGGTGTTACTTGCAAGGACACCGTTAAGAATTTCTtctttcaagaattcaaagag TTCAGAATCATTTAG
- the LOC141713058 gene encoding uncharacterized protein LOC141713058 isoform X1, translating into MRRWVGPFSLPDPYPYPPPCFFIFMWLLISPTPPPSESEDARGMREFAQLLDVVDTCMDVSGEGATNDVTSENLSSVKSISDRFMGMRAAMLTDKKSMKSFGGKHGLSVLQLQDLIDKNKASTQPSHDVLASELLKLLGFLEGKVLDASPFDLVFLHIGAHKEMFGQKDIEFLNSLLGGVMQIAPLGSDIGSRLHLSLVLSYGDVSHDNPNLSVSVTNQSSNSDLSSLFPRQSYSLKIMDLRTDVRPHCPILMAQWQSGVTCKDTVKNFFFQEFKESLRIDFYMKLHSSFGRPQSIGPEELFTRSTRKK; encoded by the exons ATGCGGAGATGGGTTGGCCCGTTTAGTTTACCCGACCCATACCCATATCCACCACCTTGCTTCTTTATCTTTATGTGGCTTCTTATCTCTCCCACACCCCCTCCTTCAG AGAGCGAGGATGCAAGAGGAATGAGAGAGTTTGCCCAGCTGCTTGATGTAGTTGACACTTGCATGGATGTG AGTGGAGAAGGTGCTACGAATGATGTAACATCTGAAAATTTGTCCTCCGTGAAGAGCATATCTGATAG GTTTATGGGAATGAGAGCAGCTATGCTTACGGACAAAAAAAGTATGAAATCCTTTGGAGGAAAACATGGGCTATCTGTGTTGCAGTTGCAAGATTTAATTGACAAAAATAAAGCATCTACCCAGCCATCCCATGATGTCTTAGCTTCCGAATTGCTGAAGTTGCTCGGATTTCTAGAAGGAAAGGTTTTAGATGCTAGTCCATTCGACTTGGTTTTTCTTCACATTGGAGCTCACAAGGAGATGTTCGGTCAAAAAGACATCGAATTTCTAAATTCTTTGCTTGGTGGAGTAATGCAAATAGCCCCACTTGGATCTGACATAGGCTCTCGTTTGCACTTGTCTCTTGTATTGAGCTATGGGGATGTATCTCATGATAATCCTAATCTATCCGTTTCAGTAACTAATCAAAGTTCTAACTCTGACCTTTCATCACTTTTCCCTCGTCAAAGTTATAGTTTAAAAATAATGGATCTTCGTACAGATGTTAG GCCTCATTGTCCAATATTAATGGCTCAATGGCAGAGTGGTGTTACTTGCAAGGACACCGTTAAGAATTTCTtctttcaagaattcaaagag TCCCTGCGGATAGATTTCTACATGAAGTTGCATTCAAGCTTTGGAAGGCCCCAAAGTATTGGGCCTGAGGAGTTATTCACCAGAAGTACTAGAAAAAAGTAG
- the LOC141713058 gene encoding uncharacterized protein LOC141713058 isoform X3 — protein MRRWVGPFSLPDPYPYPPPCFFIFMWLLISPTPPPSESEDARGMREFAQLLDVVDTCMDVSGEGATNDVTSENLSSVKSISDRFMGMRAAMLTDKKSMKSFGGKHGLSVLQLQDLIDKNKASTQPSHDVLASELLKLLGFLEGKVLDASPFDLVFLHIGAHKEMFGQKDIEFLNSLLGGVMQIAPLGSDIGSRLHLSLVLSYGDVSHDNPNLSVSVTNQSSNSDLSSLFPRQSYSLKIMDLRTDVRPHCPILMAQWQSGVTCKDTVKNFFFQEFKEVTFKDMN, from the exons ATGCGGAGATGGGTTGGCCCGTTTAGTTTACCCGACCCATACCCATATCCACCACCTTGCTTCTTTATCTTTATGTGGCTTCTTATCTCTCCCACACCCCCTCCTTCAG AGAGCGAGGATGCAAGAGGAATGAGAGAGTTTGCCCAGCTGCTTGATGTAGTTGACACTTGCATGGATGTG AGTGGAGAAGGTGCTACGAATGATGTAACATCTGAAAATTTGTCCTCCGTGAAGAGCATATCTGATAG GTTTATGGGAATGAGAGCAGCTATGCTTACGGACAAAAAAAGTATGAAATCCTTTGGAGGAAAACATGGGCTATCTGTGTTGCAGTTGCAAGATTTAATTGACAAAAATAAAGCATCTACCCAGCCATCCCATGATGTCTTAGCTTCCGAATTGCTGAAGTTGCTCGGATTTCTAGAAGGAAAGGTTTTAGATGCTAGTCCATTCGACTTGGTTTTTCTTCACATTGGAGCTCACAAGGAGATGTTCGGTCAAAAAGACATCGAATTTCTAAATTCTTTGCTTGGTGGAGTAATGCAAATAGCCCCACTTGGATCTGACATAGGCTCTCGTTTGCACTTGTCTCTTGTATTGAGCTATGGGGATGTATCTCATGATAATCCTAATCTATCCGTTTCAGTAACTAATCAAAGTTCTAACTCTGACCTTTCATCACTTTTCCCTCGTCAAAGTTATAGTTTAAAAATAATGGATCTTCGTACAGATGTTAG GCCTCATTGTCCAATATTAATGGCTCAATGGCAGAGTGGTGTTACTTGCAAGGACACCGTTAAGAATTTCTtctttcaagaattcaaagag GTGACCTTTAAAGATATGAATTGA
- the LOC141713058 gene encoding uncharacterized protein LOC141713058 isoform X5, with translation MREFAQLLDVVDTCMDVSGEGATNDVTSENLSSVKSISDRFMGMRAAMLTDKKSMKSFGGKHGLSVLQLQDLIDKNKASTQPSHDVLASELLKLLGFLEGKVLDASPFDLVFLHIGAHKEMFGQKDIEFLNSLLGGVMQIAPLGSDIGSRLHLSLVLSYGDVSHDNPNLSVSVTNQSSNSDLSSLFPRQSYSLKIMDLRTDVRPHCPILMAQWQSGVTCKDTVKNFFFQEFKESLRIDFYMKLHSSFGRPQSIGPEELFTRSTRKK, from the exons ATGAGAGAGTTTGCCCAGCTGCTTGATGTAGTTGACACTTGCATGGATGTG AGTGGAGAAGGTGCTACGAATGATGTAACATCTGAAAATTTGTCCTCCGTGAAGAGCATATCTGATAG GTTTATGGGAATGAGAGCAGCTATGCTTACGGACAAAAAAAGTATGAAATCCTTTGGAGGAAAACATGGGCTATCTGTGTTGCAGTTGCAAGATTTAATTGACAAAAATAAAGCATCTACCCAGCCATCCCATGATGTCTTAGCTTCCGAATTGCTGAAGTTGCTCGGATTTCTAGAAGGAAAGGTTTTAGATGCTAGTCCATTCGACTTGGTTTTTCTTCACATTGGAGCTCACAAGGAGATGTTCGGTCAAAAAGACATCGAATTTCTAAATTCTTTGCTTGGTGGAGTAATGCAAATAGCCCCACTTGGATCTGACATAGGCTCTCGTTTGCACTTGTCTCTTGTATTGAGCTATGGGGATGTATCTCATGATAATCCTAATCTATCCGTTTCAGTAACTAATCAAAGTTCTAACTCTGACCTTTCATCACTTTTCCCTCGTCAAAGTTATAGTTTAAAAATAATGGATCTTCGTACAGATGTTAG GCCTCATTGTCCAATATTAATGGCTCAATGGCAGAGTGGTGTTACTTGCAAGGACACCGTTAAGAATTTCTtctttcaagaattcaaagag TCCCTGCGGATAGATTTCTACATGAAGTTGCATTCAAGCTTTGGAAGGCCCCAAAGTATTGGGCCTGAGGAGTTATTCACCAGAAGTACTAGAAAAAAGTAG